The Psychromonas sp. MME1 genome window below encodes:
- a CDS encoding methyl-accepting chemotaxis protein, with amino-acid sequence MKVSMKVVLGSSLVLLLAISSLSWLQYREVTKTLKDHASSAIEESSNALAQQITNWLNGKLEAIDLAAEVIDSNFSAQQIQNTFNVATLKNNFLLIFGGLDTDGKAISNDSSWQPENWDARVRPWYKVARSSNHAMITEPYEDATTKEILISVVANLTDKGELKGAFGGDLSLKNVSDALNTVSFNNAGYAFLMSKSGNIISHPNGEKNGTNYSKLFAGNAIALDKKIQEITVNGRSLWVSFTPLQGLGNMDWYIGVVVDADIVMTDATTMGWRAIVAALISVIIGVIVLGSLMQSILKPVGLLTSSLLEINSGNGDLTKRLPVLTKDEFGQLAAQFNKFVENLQSIIINVKTLASDAGQTTHNISDESDKAAQELQVQLSELDQLATAMNEMASSAVEVAKNAQVAAHAAGTADKETANGVAVVSHATGAITQLAQHMEIAVESVVDLAKLSNNIESILSVITSIADQTNLLALNAAIEAARAGESGRGFAVVADEVRSLASRTQQSTSEIRSMIEQLQSGVRLAEDKIKDSREAAITTAEEASKANDTLEIIRIAIMEISDMNIQIASAAEEQSATTEEINRNTTNIRDISQDVAVVAGNQVKHAELMRQQMDQQDQQLNKFKV; translated from the coding sequence ATGAAAGTTTCAATGAAAGTTGTTTTAGGATCATCGCTAGTCTTGTTGCTTGCAATCAGTTCATTATCTTGGTTACAGTATCGAGAAGTTACAAAAACGTTAAAAGACCATGCAAGTAGTGCCATTGAAGAGTCGAGTAATGCGTTAGCCCAGCAAATAACTAATTGGTTAAATGGTAAATTAGAAGCTATCGACCTCGCGGCCGAGGTTATAGATAGTAATTTCAGCGCACAACAAATACAAAATACGTTTAACGTCGCAACACTTAAAAATAATTTTCTACTGATATTTGGCGGCTTGGATACAGATGGTAAAGCAATCAGTAATGACTCCTCTTGGCAGCCAGAAAACTGGGATGCAAGAGTGCGCCCTTGGTACAAAGTGGCTAGAAGCAGTAATCATGCAATGATCACTGAGCCATATGAAGATGCCACGACAAAAGAGATCTTAATTTCAGTAGTCGCAAATCTTACGGATAAAGGCGAACTGAAAGGTGCTTTTGGTGGCGATCTGAGTTTAAAAAATGTTTCTGATGCGCTGAATACCGTTAGTTTTAACAATGCAGGGTACGCATTTTTAATGTCTAAAAGTGGTAATATTATTAGCCATCCTAATGGTGAAAAAAATGGCACAAATTATTCCAAGTTATTTGCCGGGAATGCCATTGCCTTAGACAAAAAAATTCAAGAAATAACAGTCAATGGACGATCATTGTGGGTCAGTTTTACACCACTTCAAGGCCTTGGTAACATGGATTGGTATATCGGTGTTGTGGTTGATGCTGATATTGTCATGACTGATGCCACAACAATGGGATGGCGTGCCATTGTAGCGGCTTTAATCAGCGTGATTATCGGTGTAATTGTACTCGGCAGTTTAATGCAGTCGATTCTAAAACCCGTTGGCCTATTAACGAGTTCTTTATTAGAAATTAATAGTGGTAATGGTGATTTAACTAAAAGGTTGCCTGTGCTTACTAAGGATGAATTTGGTCAGTTAGCTGCACAATTTAATAAATTCGTTGAAAATCTGCAGTCTATTATTATCAACGTCAAGACGCTTGCATCAGATGCAGGGCAAACCACGCATAACATTAGTGATGAGTCAGACAAAGCTGCGCAGGAGCTACAAGTACAATTAAGTGAATTGGATCAACTTGCCACCGCAATGAATGAAATGGCATCCAGTGCTGTTGAAGTAGCTAAAAATGCACAGGTTGCTGCACATGCGGCTGGAACTGCAGATAAAGAGACGGCTAATGGTGTCGCCGTTGTATCACATGCAACCGGAGCAATCACTCAATTAGCACAGCATATGGAAATAGCGGTAGAGTCTGTTGTTGATCTGGCTAAGTTAAGTAACAATATTGAATCCATTTTATCGGTGATAACCAGTATTGCAGATCAAACAAACCTGCTAGCGCTAAATGCCGCAATCGAAGCGGCAAGGGCTGGCGAATCTGGTCGAGGTTTTGCCGTCGTTGCGGATGAAGTTCGTTCATTAGCTTCACGAACGCAACAATCAACCAGTGAAATTCGTTCTATGATAGAGCAACTGCAGTCTGGCGTACGCCTCGCGGAAGATAAAATAAAAGATAGTCGAGAAGCTGCAATTACAACAGCAGAAGAAGCCAGTAAAGCGAATGACACATTAGAAATAATCCGAATTGCGATTATGGAGATCAGTGATATGAATATTCAGATTGCATCTGCAGCAGAGGAGCAGTCTGCGACTACCGAGGAAATTAATCGTAATACCACCAATATCAGGGATATCAGTCAAGATGTTGCCGTTGTAGCGGGTAACCAAGTTAAACATGCAGAGTTAATGAGGCAACAAATGGACCAACAGGATCAACAATTAAATAAATTCAAGGTTTAA